A window of Sutcliffiella cohnii contains these coding sequences:
- a CDS encoding Wadjet anti-phage system protein JetD domain-containing protein yields the protein MKKFLNTYSKKTIGLTELEHMFTSSFQSYEQFAKVVLKLEKSAILVMVKSKGRNSRIPSLAFQYRINKSLLVEDFHQELVQYRRRFHSSIILDEYYSKDQSLWKQDLPFIEKIDVYLKQNSFPTDRVPAAERSYEIVGDEKWIDEKGGKELLERIKLFDKLHILPVSDPLMLAVHPSNLSNDIQYHLIVENKTTYQGLVEVLKETDFSTIIYGKGKAVIASIEQFPFQFPIKADHRFLYFGDIDREGISIWYSLNEKRRVELALPFYNACLKKSPAKGKEYQKERLVALESFVNCFETNQQEQIKTLLANGQYYPQESLNTKELQQIWRDYFGQA from the coding sequence ATGAAAAAATTTCTGAATACATATAGTAAGAAAACGATTGGACTAACAGAGCTTGAACATATGTTCACATCATCTTTTCAATCATACGAGCAATTTGCAAAGGTAGTATTAAAGTTGGAGAAATCAGCCATTTTAGTAATGGTAAAATCGAAAGGGCGAAACAGTAGAATACCGTCTCTTGCTTTTCAATACCGAATTAACAAAAGTCTTCTTGTAGAAGATTTTCATCAAGAACTTGTCCAATATCGTAGACGTTTTCATTCTTCTATTATTTTGGACGAGTATTACTCAAAAGACCAATCTTTATGGAAACAGGACTTACCTTTTATCGAGAAAATAGATGTATACCTTAAACAAAATTCCTTTCCTACAGACCGTGTACCTGCAGCTGAAAGAAGCTATGAAATAGTTGGAGATGAAAAGTGGATAGATGAAAAAGGCGGGAAAGAACTTCTTGAAAGAATTAAATTATTTGATAAGCTTCATATACTACCTGTTTCAGATCCTCTTATGTTAGCAGTACATCCTTCCAATCTATCAAACGACATTCAATATCATTTAATTGTAGAAAATAAAACGACATACCAAGGTTTAGTCGAAGTGTTAAAAGAAACAGACTTCTCAACTATCATTTATGGAAAAGGAAAAGCTGTTATCGCAAGTATTGAACAGTTTCCATTTCAGTTTCCTATTAAAGCAGATCATCGTTTTCTTTATTTTGGAGATATTGACCGTGAAGGAATATCGATATGGTATTCGTTGAATGAGAAGAGAAGAGTCGAACTTGCATTACCTTTTTACAATGCGTGTTTAAAGAAATCACCTGCAAAAGGGAAGGAATATCAAAAAGAAAGATTGGTAGCGCTGGAGTCTTTTGTAAACTGTTTTGAGACTAATCAGCAAGAGCAAATAAAAACATTACTTGCAAACGGACAGTATTATCCACAAGAATCCTTAAATACAAAGGAGTTACAACAGATTTGGAGGGACTATTTTGGACAAGCATGA